The Flavivirga eckloniae genomic interval TCCATTATTCGCGCCCAATGGCACAGGTTCTTTTAAAGCCTGATATTCAAAATTGGTTTGCATTAATTGCCCCAAATAATAAAATGGAACATCGTATTGATTGGCAGTTTTGGACGTCACCTTCATAACATCCAAAATATATGGATTGTCATAATCCTGATCGTGAATTAAAGCCATTGTTCTGTGTAACCCAGTACCCGGATAAGCATTTAACTCTTTGGCACTTGCAACTTGAACGGTATCATTATCTGAGCTAAAAATATACTTCTCGGAATGGTGCTTGCTCCCAATTTCGTATTTACCTTTAAAATGGGAAGTTTCATTTTGGGTTACGGTATTATGCGCAATAGTTTGCTTAGCCCAGGTTTTGTTTTCCTTTAAATAATTTCCGCCTCCTTTTTGCTCTATATTAACAAAACGGGCTAGTCCATAATCTTGAATAACTTCATAACCATCTTCATACAACGAAAAGGACAGCTTATCGTAATGCCCGTGGCTTAAACCCTGCGCGGCGTATTTAAAAACCAATTCCAGATCACCTTGTCGCAATATCCCCACAGCACCTTGGTCGCCATTTGGTCCATCTCTAAACTCAATTGATTTCTTTGCGAATGGCATCGCTTTTCCTTCCTTTATCCCCATAGCTACAGACAAACCTGCATCATCCAACAGCACACGATCTTGCTTTTGGGCGATACTCAACAGTTCCGGATTATTACCTCCAAAATGATAAGCTATATCTACTGCTGTTACCAACTCCCTAGAATAATAAGACATGCCTTTTTGACCATCATTTAATGGGAAAAACTCCCCATCTTTATCAGATAAGTTTATCAAGGCATCTACCGCCTTAAGCAAAACACCTTCTTTATACTCAAAAATCTTTAATTCGGGCTTTACATTGTTAAGCGCTTCTGCAAATATTAAAAAGGGATACATAGCGTAACGTTGATAATACGGCCCTTCGGTATAGTAGCCATCTGGCGAAAAAGGTTCTTCTACATTTGCCAGAAAACCAACTTTTTGTCCTTCTACTTTTATAAAGCCGCCATCATTATCTTTCATCCCTTCGGTTAAATTATCCGTTTTCAATCCATATAATGCTTTCTGTAATAATTCGTCATTATCCATAACCAATGCAATCATACCAACGGCAACATTTCCCCAAGTACTATGATTATGCACCCGATTAAAGAATTGCGGATTGCCTTCTGATATAAAATTGGCAAATGGTATAAACAAATCATTTTCTAAAGTAGCTCTCTCTTCTTCTTTAAGCCAATTGTAAATACAATCGTAAGCCTGACTTGTGTACACCAACCAGTTAGAATCGTTTAAGCATTGCCAAAAGAGCTTACCTCTAGCATAAGAACGTGTTTGAGGATGCACTGGCAATGTTGGGTATAATTTGGCGTAAGCCATGAGCATATCCCGTACATAAACAGCATATTTTTCGTCTTCTAAAATCTGAAACAATACACCTGCTTTCTGTAATACCAAAAAGTTCTTTTTATGTTTTTCGTGTGTGTAGCCGCCAGATAAATCTTTTGGTATGGGAACATCGATCCCAGTTGTTATCTCGGCATCTATTTCTGCCTTTACGGCTGCTAATGATTTATCGAAAATTGGAAGCTTCCCTAATTGTAATCGAATAGCCTTTACACCTTTTTTGGTAAGTATTAAACTTGGGTGCTCTTGTCCATTTTGTAACGCCTCCTCTGCTTGAACATTATTAGCCTGTTCTTTACATGAACTTACCAAAACCACTAATGCAATTATTAAAACTCTAAATATATTTTTTTTCAACTCTCTTATTTTTTAGTAATGACTTCCAAATCTAAATGAACGATATTCTTATTATTTAGGGTGACTTTTCAAATCGTATATGTAAAGCTTGATTGTTTTTATTCTTAAAGGATATAAGAACCGTAAAAAAGAAAGAAAATCCTAACAAAATATCGTATTTCATTTGGTATCAATTAAATTGGTTTACCAGTTTGGTTTACCAAATATAAATTTAATTCATCACTAAACAAAAATTCTGAAGACTTTTAACACTAAAAATATGTTATTTAACCTATAAAGGCTTAATAGTTATTTTAAATTTCCATTAATCTTTTATTATAAAATCTACCTGATTTCCCGGTAGGAGCTTTATGCTCCCTGCTTTGGTAACACCTTTTATAGAAATTAGCAATTCTTTTTCGCTTAAAGACTGAACGACCAATTTATTGCTATTCTGTTTTATAAATACATCTGATAATTCGGAAAACTCCATTTGCACCTTATTTAAGCGCAATTGTTTTGCTGAAAAAAATAGAGACATTTCTTCTTTTGTTAAAGAAATAACCTGTTCTCCTTCTGCCTTCCATTTAGATTGGTTTAGCTTCCAGTTCTTAAAGTTTGGTGTTGTTTGTGTTTCGTTAATTCTATTGGCATAGCCTTTATACGGAAAAAGAACCGTGATGAAACTGTAATTGGTTCGGTCTTTTTTTGATACTACAGACCACCCCTTCCCGCGTTGTCCGGAGTTAAAAACAGTATCGGCTTCTACTAATTGGTAAATATCCAATCCTTCTGCTTTTTCGAATGTTGCCCTTATTAAATCTGGAGATGCTTCTAGACTGTAATGCCCCTGCCAAATCTGTTTATAGGTATGCGGCTTGTTTGATTTGAAGTTGTCCTTCACTATC includes:
- a CDS encoding alginate lyase family protein, coding for MRELKKNIFRVLIIALVVLVSSCKEQANNVQAEEALQNGQEHPSLILTKKGVKAIRLQLGKLPIFDKSLAAVKAEIDAEITTGIDVPIPKDLSGGYTHEKHKKNFLVLQKAGVLFQILEDEKYAVYVRDMLMAYAKLYPTLPVHPQTRSYARGKLFWQCLNDSNWLVYTSQAYDCIYNWLKEEERATLENDLFIPFANFISEGNPQFFNRVHNHSTWGNVAVGMIALVMDNDELLQKALYGLKTDNLTEGMKDNDGGFIKVEGQKVGFLANVEEPFSPDGYYTEGPYYQRYAMYPFLIFAEALNNVKPELKIFEYKEGVLLKAVDALINLSDKDGEFFPLNDGQKGMSYYSRELVTAVDIAYHFGGNNPELLSIAQKQDRVLLDDAGLSVAMGIKEGKAMPFAKKSIEFRDGPNGDQGAVGILRQGDLELVFKYAAQGLSHGHYDKLSFSLYEDGYEVIQDYGLARFVNIEQKGGGNYLKENKTWAKQTIAHNTVTQNETSHFKGKYEIGSKHHSEKYIFSSDNDTVQVASAKELNAYPGTGLHRTMALIHDQDYDNPYILDVMKVTSKTANQYDVPFYYLGQLMQTNFEYQALKEPVPLGANNGYQHLYKEALGVAKEGNAKFNWLLNNKFYSITSVTSNGDELILARIGANDPEYNLRREPTFIIRKKNAKDVVFVSIIESHGNYSPVSEFAINAYSQIKNIEVVYDDANYTAIQIETEKGKKSLFVVSNTNNIKTENHKLTINNKDVVWSGPYCLKLLN